The Candidatus Methanomethylicota archaeon genome includes the window GCGATTTCATTGAAGTTCATGTTTTTAGCTATGGTTTCTGATATTGCTCTGAATGCTCCTTTCCATGTTGATGATGGTATGACTAGCATTTCGTTTTTGAGTTTTAGGAAGCTTCTCCTAACTTCTGCTCCCATGGAGCCTATGTGTATTGGTGTTTCAGTTTTGAATGTGATTATTCCTATGATTTTTGTTTCTATTGGGTTTAAGTGTTTGATTATGGTCATGTCTTTTCACCCCATAGGAATGGGTGTATTTGTATTGGAGTTAACATGTTGACCCCTGTGAGCACGTAGTTTTCTGAGATTTTGATTGGGTAGCCGATTAATGATAGTATGGCTAATGATTGTGGAATGTTTCCGCCACCAATTATTGAGCCCACTGCAATGCATCCCTCTGAAGCTACATGTTCAAATATTGGTCTCCTAATATTTCCATGCATATCCCAACCGCAATGTAAAGTTCTACTCTTCCCATAAACCTTCTTAATCTCCAAAACCCCAGCTTTCCCACCAATTCCACAAATCTCCATTAGGGAGTCTAGGTTGAGTTTACTTGGATATGGTTTATAGCTCTTTAAACCATCAGTTTCAAGTAGTGGTGATAGTGCATAGAATATTATGTTTCTACCCTCCACAGCTACACCACTGGACTTCAAATCCTCCATCATCTTATCCAATGACACTTCATTAACCTTCTCTATTATTGAATGTCCAAACCCTCTGGATGTCCCTCTACCAATCTTAATTTCCAATCCACCCTTAATCCGCTCATAGATATCGTCTTTTGATATTCCAATGTAGCACCAGAATTCTTGCCCTTCAATCATGGCATCATACTCATATAGCATTCCAGCTTGACTTGTAGCTCTACGCTTACTTATGCCAACTGAAATCATGGATTGAACTTTCACATCAACCTCCTTGAATACTTCCCCATTCTTATCAGATTTCCTCACAGGCTGTGGATGTGGATATTCTATGGCTGCATGCCCCATACTACATTCAAATTTAAATTTCGGATCTCTCCCATCCTTAAGCGCACCTGCAACATCATATTCGGAAATGAAGATTTTACTTTCAATTACCGTTTCACCTTTCTCATTTTTATGTGGAACTTTACA containing:
- a CDS encoding RAMP superfamily CRISPR-associated protein, with protein sequence MMKFYEAKIKILSPTIIPGRRVERGYKGQLNYIPSTTLRGAILTSLYTHGYISLEEAKSIGGSYELLVSNAYLIDDGFKSYPSHPFMYKCKVPHKNEKGETVIESKIFISEYDVAGALKDGRDPKFKFECSMGHAAIEYPHPQPVRKSDKNGEVFKEVDVKVQSMISVGISKRRATSQAGMLYEYDAMIEGQEFWCYIGISKDDIYERIKGGLEIKIGRGTSRGFGHSIIEKVNEVSLDKMMEDLKSSGVAVEGRNIIFYALSPLLETDGLKSYKPYPSKLNLDSLMEICGIGGKAGVLEIKKVYGKSRTLHCGWDMHGNIRRPIFEHVASEGCIAVGSIIGGGNIPQSLAILSLIGYPIKISENYVLTGVNMLTPIQIHPFLWGEKT